The following proteins are co-located in the Flectobacillus major DSM 103 genome:
- a CDS encoding T9SS type B sorting domain-containing protein: MSNFGKTYQFFLSLLLGLLIWAGTNTTTVAQISATKLCLSECQDSTAATQFKDTFSTPATAWLWDFGDPTSGNKNTSTLKSPAHLYTTPGKKTITLTRTEVGVPKVYTTEITINQPPTPFYLGNDPSQQDTTICKGDKLKLDPYRTGGALPQYKYSWFPKGDTTQTIFADSTTCYSVQVTDTLTGCSSENKLNVKLCVPPPPEPPKEYWYFGKGAGMLFSNGSPTADDQGKTDAIEGVSSITDAKGNTIFYTDGRKVYRKDGTLMPSVSPADTLLGSSFATQGTVIIPVPSCKGCQSLYYVFTTTDINGQKQLTYSVVDMRKDGGKGKIVEKNIPVNDAQTTESVASVYVPKDSTYWVVTHDYGNNTFRLNRVTKNGLSISKTIDIGSAVDSVSKAQGYLKFSADNTKMAYVIPGPYKNLIEIYDFADSTGTISGKRVIDLGLAPPTLYGAEFSPDGNSLYATLTAGVTTLPPADTTIKSQLLKFDITTTDTATIRKSKVLIDSTSTQNFGTLKVGPDGKIYMAIQGSSFLGVIGKPNVQLQSTDKLDTLEYKRNGFDLNGKLSQLGLPNTTSVTPTQDEQSGISVSDTCLGSPTNFQANHLCGDKLKNTKTLWLVYRGKAPQNNQPEGSPIATLGGGAGDKDLQASITLTEPGVYHVRVVMANRCKSDTTLPAQEFTIKPMPSPNLGNDIELCAASTILNSNNTLDSSNYFWVKDGSFLPNDSLRTLTVTQSGKYRVLVERNGCIKDDEINVVLAQAQPFNLADTTICNSSSIILDASVAGGSNSQYRWSSGQTTPSIVVTTAGKYTVTVTTPIGNTTCTVSDDINVALRPPTNFSRLITAPTACNKQDGSIVLSNFNPADTYTFVWYKDGILQPNLTGANISGLSTGTYQVTINSPSSCGKTETFSLIPAATPLANITTRVDNVTCLSDGAININVLSTSRFIPFNYILIKQGTPDIQAGSGGMASIFVSSGIYKIKNLTTGTYIISFEDAAGCKYTTGPITINSVTRTAVTITPPASKCEGETIELEASNYSSGNIVWNTGATTPKIAVTNSGTYTVTVTSLDGICRNVANTTVTFRPSPKVTIIGPNTVCLGTSPIQLTATPAGGVWSGTNISTSGLYTPPALIKTDAIKYQFTQNNCVGSETKNISTVSKPQVNLGNDINFCRNEIKMIGINTEPNLTYRWNTGENTAKIFPSRTGTYTLTVSNGTCNTIDDIKVNILAIPYISLKSETPICVPDGLPVQLDAGNGGGFMTYNWIPTGENTQKIAVYTPGFYTVKVTNPAGCINTATTTVYDLCIPDVIVPNIFTPNNDSKNNTFQIFVKHISRNDFTLKIYNRWGEMVFLSNDWDDRWDGKYKGVLSPPNSYVWEITYRPEYPDAGSEIKVKRGAVTVAW; the protein is encoded by the coding sequence ATGTCGAATTTTGGTAAAACATATCAGTTTTTTTTGAGCCTACTACTAGGTTTATTAATATGGGCTGGAACCAATACGACAACTGTCGCCCAAATAAGTGCCACAAAACTATGCTTGTCAGAATGTCAGGACTCTACAGCCGCAACACAGTTTAAAGATACCTTTAGTACGCCAGCCACTGCATGGCTCTGGGATTTTGGTGACCCTACCAGTGGCAACAAAAATACCTCTACTTTAAAAAGTCCTGCACACTTATATACAACACCAGGCAAAAAAACAATTACTCTTACCCGTACAGAGGTAGGTGTACCAAAGGTGTATACCACCGAAATTACTATTAATCAGCCTCCAACGCCTTTTTATTTGGGTAATGACCCTTCTCAACAAGACACTACCATTTGTAAAGGTGATAAACTCAAACTAGACCCTTATCGCACTGGCGGAGCATTACCACAATACAAATATAGTTGGTTTCCTAAAGGCGATACCACCCAAACTATTTTTGCAGATTCGACAACGTGTTATTCTGTACAGGTAACCGATACACTTACAGGGTGTTCGTCAGAAAATAAGCTCAATGTAAAACTTTGCGTACCACCACCCCCTGAGCCTCCAAAAGAATATTGGTATTTTGGTAAAGGTGCAGGTATGTTGTTTTCAAATGGTTCGCCAACAGCCGACGACCAAGGAAAAACCGATGCCATAGAAGGGGTGTCGTCTATTACAGATGCCAAAGGAAATACTATTTTTTATACCGATGGCCGCAAAGTATACCGTAAAGACGGAACACTCATGCCTTCGGTCAGCCCTGCCGATACCCTACTCGGCAGTTCGTTTGCCACTCAAGGAACTGTTATTATACCTGTACCTTCCTGCAAAGGCTGTCAGTCGCTGTATTATGTGTTTACTACAACAGATATTAATGGCCAAAAACAACTTACTTATTCGGTAGTTGATATGCGAAAAGATGGTGGCAAGGGAAAAATTGTTGAAAAAAATATCCCTGTAAATGATGCTCAAACAACCGAAAGTGTTGCATCGGTATATGTTCCCAAAGATTCTACTTATTGGGTAGTTACCCACGACTACGGTAATAATACCTTTAGGCTCAATAGGGTTACTAAAAATGGGCTTTCTATTTCCAAAACCATAGATATCGGTTCAGCTGTCGATTCGGTAAGCAAGGCACAAGGGTATCTTAAATTTTCGGCCGATAATACAAAAATGGCTTATGTTATTCCTGGCCCTTACAAAAACCTTATTGAAATATATGATTTTGCAGATTCTACAGGAACAATCTCTGGCAAAAGGGTTATCGATCTTGGGCTAGCACCACCTACCCTTTACGGAGCAGAGTTTTCGCCCGATGGTAATAGCCTGTACGCAACCCTTACTGCAGGTGTAACAACACTTCCTCCTGCTGATACTACTATTAAATCGCAATTATTAAAATTTGATATTACTACAACCGACACCGCTACTATCCGAAAATCAAAGGTATTAATCGATAGTACAAGTACCCAAAATTTTGGAACACTCAAGGTAGGGCCCGATGGCAAAATATACATGGCTATTCAGGGAAGTTCTTTTTTGGGTGTAATAGGCAAACCCAATGTACAATTACAAAGTACCGACAAGCTAGATACACTCGAATACAAAAGAAATGGTTTTGACCTCAATGGAAAACTAAGCCAGTTGGGGTTACCCAATACTACCTCTGTTACACCAACACAGGACGAACAATCGGGTATTTCGGTGTCAGATACGTGTTTGGGGTCTCCTACCAATTTTCAAGCGAACCACTTATGTGGCGATAAGCTCAAAAATACCAAAACCCTGTGGTTGGTTTATCGAGGTAAAGCCCCACAAAATAACCAACCTGAGGGTTCTCCTATAGCTACGCTTGGCGGTGGTGCTGGTGACAAAGATTTACAGGCTAGTATTACCCTTACCGAGCCAGGTGTTTATCATGTTAGGGTGGTTATGGCCAACCGCTGTAAATCCGATACGACTTTGCCTGCACAGGAGTTTACGATAAAGCCCATGCCAAGCCCCAACCTTGGTAATGATATTGAGCTTTGTGCGGCCTCTACTATTTTAAATTCTAACAATACCCTCGATAGTAGTAATTATTTCTGGGTAAAAGATGGCTCTTTTCTCCCTAATGATTCCCTCAGAACTCTCACGGTTACTCAGTCGGGCAAATATAGAGTATTGGTAGAACGCAATGGTTGTATCAAAGACGATGAAATAAATGTTGTATTGGCTCAGGCTCAGCCTTTTAATCTAGCCGATACCACTATCTGTAATTCTTCAAGTATTATTTTGGACGCTTCAGTTGCAGGAGGCTCTAATAGCCAATATCGATGGAGTTCAGGACAGACAACGCCTTCTATCGTTGTTACCACAGCAGGTAAATATACCGTGACCGTAACCACACCAATAGGTAATACAACGTGTACTGTAAGCGATGATATTAATGTAGCCCTAAGGCCACCAACTAATTTTAGCCGACTTATTACAGCCCCAACAGCTTGTAATAAACAAGATGGCTCTATTGTATTAAGTAATTTTAACCCAGCCGATACCTATACTTTTGTCTGGTACAAAGATGGTATACTACAACCAAATTTGACTGGTGCGAATATCAGCGGGCTTAGTACAGGTACTTATCAAGTAACAATCAATAGTCCAAGCTCTTGTGGAAAAACTGAAACATTCAGCCTGATTCCTGCGGCAACTCCATTAGCCAATATTACTACAAGGGTCGACAATGTGACTTGTTTAAGCGATGGGGCTATCAATATCAATGTTCTTAGCACAAGCAGATTTATCCCTTTCAATTATATTTTAATAAAACAAGGTACTCCCGACATACAAGCAGGTAGTGGTGGTATGGCTTCTATTTTTGTTTCGTCGGGTATTTATAAAATCAAAAACCTTACTACAGGTACATATATTATCAGCTTTGAAGATGCGGCTGGCTGTAAATATACTACAGGCCCTATTACCATCAACAGTGTAACTAGAACTGCCGTAACTATTACCCCTCCTGCTAGCAAATGTGAAGGCGAAACCATAGAACTGGAAGCATCTAACTATTCGTCTGGAAACATTGTGTGGAATACTGGAGCTACTACCCCAAAAATAGCAGTTACTAATTCGGGAACTTACACCGTAACAGTAACCTCTTTGGACGGTATTTGTAGAAATGTAGCCAACACAACAGTTACCTTCAGGCCTAGCCCTAAAGTAACTATTATTGGGCCAAATACTGTTTGTTTAGGTACATCTCCTATACAGCTTACTGCAACTCCTGCTGGTGGTGTGTGGTCAGGAACAAACATTAGTACAAGCGGCTTATACACGCCTCCAGCTCTTATCAAAACCGACGCTATTAAATACCAATTCACTCAAAATAACTGTGTAGGAAGCGAAACCAAAAATATCTCTACGGTTAGCAAACCACAAGTAAATTTGGGTAATGATATCAATTTCTGTAGAAATGAAATCAAAATGATTGGTATCAATACTGAGCCCAACTTGACGTACCGCTGGAATACGGGCGAAAATACAGCTAAAATATTCCCGTCACGAACAGGAACTTATACCCTAACGGTATCGAATGGAACGTGTAATACCATTGATGACATCAAGGTGAATATCTTGGCAATACCTTATATAAGCCTAAAATCTGAAACACCAATATGTGTACCCGATGGCTTACCTGTACAGTTAGACGCAGGTAATGGCGGGGGCTTTATGACCTACAATTGGATACCAACAGGCGAAAACACCCAGAAAATAGCAGTTTATACGCCTGGTTTTTATACGGTAAAAGTAACTAACCCCGCAGGATGTATCAATACTGCTACCACAACAGTGTATGATTTGTGTATTCCTGATGTTATTGTTCCTAATATTTTTACGCCTAATAACGACAGTAAAAACAATACATTTCAGATTTTTGTCAAGCATATTTCACGAAATGATTTTACCCTAAAAATCTATAACCGCTGGGGCGAAATGGTTTTCTTGTCTAACGATTGGGACGACCGCTGGGATGGTAAATACAAAGGCGTATTATCGCCACCCAATAGCTACGTTTGGGAGATTACGTATCGGCCCGAATATCCCGATGCTGGTAGCGAAATCAAAGTAAAACGAGGGGCTGTTACAGTAGCGTGGTAA
- the trpA gene encoding tryptophan synthase subunit alpha gives MNRITQLFEQKKNNILNVYFTAGYPELNDTTTVLKALDESGADLVEIGMPYSDPVADGETIQASNQIALDNGMSVKLLFEQLAGIRPSVKVPILLMGYINPVLQFGIENFCQKCQEVGVDGLILPDLPVDVYEEEYKAIFDKYGILNIFLITPQTSESRIRHIDAISAGFIYMVSSASITGAKSGISDVQEEYFARINAMNLTNPRLIGFGISDNETFVKASSHAAGAIIGSAFIKVVSTSKNLQTDIKAFVQAIKGA, from the coding sequence ATGAACAGAATAACACAACTTTTTGAACAAAAGAAGAATAATATATTAAATGTTTATTTTACGGCAGGATACCCTGAATTGAACGATACTACCACTGTCTTAAAAGCACTAGACGAAAGTGGTGCCGATTTGGTAGAAATAGGTATGCCTTACTCAGACCCTGTTGCTGATGGTGAAACCATTCAGGCTTCTAACCAAATTGCCTTGGACAATGGCATGAGTGTCAAACTCTTGTTTGAGCAATTAGCTGGCATACGACCTTCTGTGAAAGTACCGATACTTTTGATGGGTTATATCAATCCTGTGTTGCAATTTGGGATCGAAAACTTTTGCCAAAAATGTCAAGAAGTAGGCGTAGATGGTTTGATTTTACCCGATTTGCCAGTAGATGTTTATGAAGAGGAATATAAAGCAATATTCGATAAATATGGTATCTTGAATATCTTCTTGATTACACCTCAAACTTCAGAAAGCCGAATCAGACATATCGATGCTATTTCTGCTGGCTTTATTTATATGGTTTCGTCGGCAAGTATTACTGGGGCAAAATCTGGAATATCGGATGTTCAGGAAGAGTATTTTGCTAGAATCAATGCCATGAATCTTACTAACCCTCGCTTGATTGGCTTTGGTATTTCAGATAATGAAACATTTGTCAAAGCTTCTTCTCATGCTGCTGGGGCTATTATTGGTAGTGCATTTATCAAGGTTGTTTCGACTTCAAAGAATCTCCAAACTGATATTAAGGCTTTTGTACAAGCGATTAAAGGAGCATAA